In Vicia villosa cultivar HV-30 ecotype Madison, WI linkage group LG7, Vvil1.0, whole genome shotgun sequence, the DNA window GATGGAAAGCGATTATTGATAGTATAGAGTTTTTTCGTCAAGGGGGATGTTCGGAGAAGCAAATGTATGATTTGTTTAAGGCGGATCCGAAATTGTTATTGGAGGGTTTAGGAAAGAGGATGTATTTGGTTATAGGCCGGTTGGTTAAGTTGGGTCTTGACGTGAATgagatttgtttttgttttcgaGAGCATCCTGATATATTGTCAAGTCGGCGTATGAAAAATTTGATGTCGGTGATTGCTTTTATGTATAATATTCGAATGGAACAAGAAGAGACTACTCGTGTTTTGTATAACTACATGCATATCCTTAGCAAACATTCAATAAAAGGTCATACAACTATGTCTAAAGAGTTAGGAGTTGGAAAAGGTGATTTACGTGAAATGATACAGGATGATCCATTAGAATTTTTTAGTTTGGCTGTAAAACTGAAGCAGAAGAAGGATAAAAATGAGTTCTACTATGACCTGCATTTGGGGAAAACAAGTTTCTTGCGGAAACTGGGGTATAATGATAACTCTGAGGAGATGGAAATAGCTATGAAGATGTTTGAAGGGAAAGGTGATAAGTTACAAGAGAGATTTGATTGTCTGGTTGAAGCTGGTTTGGAATATGACACTGTAGTTGGAATGGTAAAGCGAGTTCCTGGGATTCTGAGCATTAAGAAAACTGTAATGCAAAAGAAGATTGATTTCTTAAAAAACACTTTAGGTTACCCGATAGAGTTTCTCGCGAGATATTCAAGGTATTTTTTCCATAATTTGGACAAAATATTTGCAAGATTTGCAATGTACAAGTGGTTGAAGAAGAGGAATGTTATAAATCGCGAGTTATACTTGAGTACCATAATTACACCTTCTGAGAAACAGTTTCTAGAACTCTTTGTGAATACGCATCCTGAAGGTCCAACAGCTTGGCAAACTATAAACAGTTTATCTAAAGAATTTAAGAATTAACCGCTCCTTACAAGTTTAGGTGAGATCTAAATACATGCTTGGCTAAATCTTGCACTTACTTTGGTTAAATGTTGGTTTTGTTTTAGGATTATTTCTCATCTGCTTAATGAGAATCAGTCAAGCACTTATTGTCACTTAGTTTTCTTActcaaaagaaataatcttaatCTATGTTGTCAATAGCACATTATAGCATAGTAATGTGGTGGTAGTAGGGTTAAGCGCGAAGCAATGGGGTTGTGAGCCGCTGTCACCAACAGTGTTTAATGAGGCCCAAACTGCTATCTATTTGTTATTATGGTTTTGGAGCAAAATTTCTCAAATCCCTTTTTCAGAACCCTtgtattttttttggaataaatgTCAATTCACACCCCATTTAAGGGTACAATTATGTTCTTCATTCTATTATATTCATACTCACAAACAATTGTtatgttattcttatttttagtTCAATCCTgttatgtcttttttttttctatttaaatttATTGCATGTACTTtggttatttaattataaaatatgtctgtttctttctttttgtgtatttttatatatttaagtatttATGTTTTAACATTTCCACCAATTTTTAGTCTATGCAAATACAATTTTCACCCTCAAAACATAGCTTTAGAATTATAAACTTGAACAGAACATGCTACCTATTTATATAGAACACATATATGAAGATGAATACACAAAGGAGACCTATATATTAGTCCATACAAAATGACTAATTATTCTAAACATCAGCACATTTTATAATGGATGTGCTGTATTAACATTCTTACACACACATATATTTATACACACACATCGACATGCAGAAAACCATACTGGTGAACATCTAAAAGTGGTGAGTTTACAATACATAAAATTCCACAGGCAATACTATTTATTCTAAAAGCTGAGCTAACACATGCTCCACCACATACTTTGCAACAATACTATTCGTTTTTTCCGTGGGATGAAAAGAATCCCAAAACACAAATTTGGAAGCATCAGAACAACTGAACATGCTGCCCCTGCTGCACGCATAACCCATCTCGAACATTCCAGTAGCACAACATGCCACTGAGGCTGATTCAAACCCtgtgatcaaaacaaaaacaaattaaattaataatatgttTCATAATTGTAATATATATGTATAGAGAAACGGTAAGTAGATTATCTGCTTCAGTAGCATACCGTAGAGTTCAGGTTTTTTTATGATGTGCAACATAATGTGATATGGATTTGAAAACAACAACTTCAGTCCAGGGAGTTCCTGATTGAGCTTAGTAGTTATATTCTGGAGTTTACCATTGAATTCCAGTGCTATGTTATTGTAGTTTGCAACACAACCATTCTGACCCATAAAATTAGTAGTTCTCTCCAATGGCAAGCATCCCATGGGAGGTAACCCTCCTAGGGAAATCTTCCTAGCTCCAAGACCATAGAGACTCCTTATGAAATTCTCTGCGATTCCAGCGAGAAAAGTCTGGTACTGTTgaattgtgtattgtgatgcCCTACCAGGCATGGTATAGTAATTCTCTAGAAAATCATTTGTTCCCATACTCATAAGGTGTAACGATTCAGAAATGCTCTCTTTTGCTTTGGCTTCACCAAGATATGCAGTTAGATTCTTTTGGTATTGTTTGTAGTACTCCAATTGCTTCCATAATGGTATCACACCCTGCATCAAAAATCATATAGTTTGCATTATTATCAGAGCTGTTTCATGTTTTTGGGTTTTTGGATGCCCTGTGTAGTTAGTCGCAGTTTTCTTATGGCAAAATCAATTAAGACCCAATTTTATCAAAATTAAGcgtgacaaatattttatgaggtcTGACTTAGCCTCAGTTTAACTGTGACAGCTTTTGGACCCTGTGTGGTAGCTCGTCTTACCCGCCTTCAAAGACGACTCTGATTATTATATATGTTAGTAACTTAGTATAGATCATAAGTTAGATTTAAATtcgtttttttcaaaatttatgaaACAAGAAAATCATTTCAATTTTcttatgagagagagagagatgcagAGAAGTGACAGAAAAGGAAATGAACTAGCTAGTAAAATGGAAATCAAGAACTTATAGTGGGATCTAAGATTTTTGCTATAGTAGGAAACAAAATTGAAAGACAATATGAACTTACAAGTACAGCTGAAGTTGCATTATCATAACCAGTAGCAGCAGAAGCAAAACTGACACCAGTTGCAAAATCTGAAATATTATTCTTAGGATCCAAGTATGCAGGCACATATTCCTTTATACCAAAAGCTTCTGATATGAAATCAGTCGGTATTCTCCCATTCGAGAATCTTCCGGTCGCTTTTCCGCCCAGGAAGTCACGTCCATACGGTTGAAAATTGCTCCGTGCAACGGTCGGAATAAAGTTGTTGTTCCCGGCGTCAACGGAGGAGTCGCCGAACACGATAATTGCCGGAACCTTTGCATTGGCCTTGATCAAAATGAGACAGAAAATGTGAAGTGAAAATAATAATGCTAGTAGGTTTGATTGCAATTCCATGTTGTGTTGGTTGATTTTTTTGAGTACGTGAGTATGGAGTGTGTGTGTGGGGGGGTTAAAGAGGTGTGACTTGTGATGAAATAAATATTGGTTAGGAGTATGTATATTTATGGAAGTTTGAGCTTTTGAAAATTGGGTGAATAAGTTGTTGGATCATAAATTGCATAGACAAACCTGTTTTGCGGTGGGAATGTAAGTTTTtctgcagatttttttttttaataaaccaaGTATCTTTTGCCTGTAGTTACATAGACTTATCTTTTAATTTAAGAGATTTAACAGTGTTCCATGTTCAATATTGGATTCAAATCTAGAATCTCTGGTTAAGTTAAAAGGGATATTTACCATCTCAATTAAAtgctcttgagtagtttagagCACTTTCAATATCATATTTcaattttagtttttctttttaaaaatttataacttggGTTAGTAAATATAAATTACTCAAAAGTtaacaaatttaaataataaaaaaacaaaatctaaTATAATTATACTGCATTAACTTGAGTTGGCTGATTTTGATAGgtctaaaatgtttttttaatgtaGTTAAGAAGTAGGATTCTATATTTTGGCAGAGCGAAATGAAATGGTATAAATTTATATTCTATTGTttggattaattaataaatagagTGGAGCGGAACACCTGATGAAATACAGTGAATCATATTCCATCAGTTTCCTTCATTTTTTATCCTACAATTTGGGTGGAATGAAAAAATTGCTATATTCTATTGTGAAATACTCAAACAATGGAATGATATCTTTATTTTATTCCGCTCTGCTCCACTCTATTCTACTCTGTCCTGCTCTATTCTGCTCAGTTCATTTTAGCATATCCAATTATAGCCTTAAagactaataaaataaaaactaattactcAAAACCATTGATACAATAATTTCATTTTAAATGTAACTCAAAAACACTTTGATGAGATGGTAAAGAATCTCTTATAGCTTTATCTGCCGTTCTTTTTAAATGTAACTCAAAAACACTTTGATGAGATGGTAAAGAATCTCTTATAGCTTTATCTGAGGTTCTGGATTTGTTCTCAATTAATTATGCAATTGttcgatttaaaaaaaaaaattatagttgtAAAATTCATACACATTGGATACTAATAGCATGTTTGACTTAACTTTTAATCAATTAGACTCACATTCAAATGCCACTCTATTGTTATTTTCTAAAAGGTCCAAAAGATAGATTTCGTCTAAACATGAAAAACCACCGTAATTTTATAAAATGCAACAAATACCACAAGAATTTAGTAACAGATACTATTCCTTAAAAACACCAAGTTACTATTTTAACTGAATTTATGAGATATTTATGGTATTTCTTATTGGGGTTCTATAGTTTATTTTTGGCTTATGGTCCTATAGTTTATATTAGGCTTATGGGTCCTATAATTATAACTAAAATGTTTGTATAATAAATGAACCGAATAATTTGTCTAATACTTATGAATACGTCCCTTTATAATTCTTTTGCGTTCCTTTACACAGTCTCACTTTTATTTcttcatttattatttataataaagataaataaaaagtTTCTACGTACGTGTAATGCTGAGGATGGTTCGACGTGAAAAACCATAAATAAGTTGGTGAGATTTTTCGTCAACAAAAAAAAGTTCCTACTTCCATGCTGCATGACCTCAATCTTCTTCAATCGCATTTATCTCAAATTCGTGCACATATGAATAGATTGGAAATTTACTCTACCTTTTCATacataagaaaaaaaaagttgtttGAAACAAATGGGTTACTGACTTACTGTTGAAGTAGTTGTGAAAGTTTTGATGttcttttatgtatttt includes these proteins:
- the LOC131619780 gene encoding transcription termination factor MTEF18, mitochondrial-like, which produces MVTPSLLHNLNLPLLFNPILSHQSPISSISLKPSLPRCSNSTIVRAPSSPPPIRIKPYTKIEAQHALQEYLYNTQCYTFIDAEFIAKNSPHFIHQLISRVRVYNRHYAFDFPRALRRYLMYHPINEFEPFLESIGIHPRELNLLLPKDLFFLRDDSLLVDNFHVLFNHGVPRNRMWKIYREAREVFGYGSGVLSKKFESYENLGLSKSSVAKLFVCCPLLLVGDEVDRQFVVVLDWLNRIGIDIGWFVNCMWPSRTYRWKAIIDSIEFFRQGGCSEKQMYDLFKADPKLLLEGLGKRMYLVIGRLVKLGLDVNEICFCFREHPDILSSRRMKNLMSVIAFMYNIRMEQEETTRVLYNYMHILSKHSIKGHTTMSKELGVGKGDLREMIQDDPLEFFSLAVKLKQKKDKNEFYYDLHLGKTSFLRKLGYNDNSEEMEIAMKMFEGKGDKLQERFDCLVEAGLEYDTVVGMVKRVPGILSIKKTVMQKKIDFLKNTLGYPIEFLARYSRYFFHNLDKIFARFAMYKWLKKRNVINRELYLSTIITPSEKQFLELFVNTHPEGPTAWQTINSLSKEFKN
- the LOC131616031 gene encoding GDSL esterase/lipase At2g04570-like, which gives rise to MELQSNLLALLFSLHIFCLILIKANAKVPAIIVFGDSSVDAGNNNFIPTVARSNFQPYGRDFLGGKATGRFSNGRIPTDFISEAFGIKEYVPAYLDPKNNISDFATGVSFASAATGYDNATSAVLGVIPLWKQLEYYKQYQKNLTAYLGEAKAKESISESLHLMSMGTNDFLENYYTMPGRASQYTIQQYQTFLAGIAENFIRSLYGLGARKISLGGLPPMGCLPLERTTNFMGQNGCVANYNNIALEFNGKLQNITTKLNQELPGLKLLFSNPYHIMLHIIKKPELYGFESASVACCATGMFEMGYACSRGSMFSCSDASKFVFWDSFHPTEKTNSIVAKYVVEHVLAQLLE